A stretch of the Capsicum annuum cultivar UCD-10X-F1 chromosome 8, UCD10Xv1.1, whole genome shotgun sequence genome encodes the following:
- the LOC107838981 gene encoding 26S proteasome regulatory subunit 6A homolog yields the protein MTTVMAEDNNFEDDLYAMSTDDIIRAARLLDNEIRILKDDLQRTNLELDSFKEKIKENQEKIKLNKQLPYLVGNIVEILEMNPEEEDEEDGANIDLDSQRKGKCVVLKTSTRQTIFLPVVGLVDPDNLEPGDLVGVNKDSYLILDTLPSEYDSRVKAMEVDEKPTEDYNDIGGLEKQIQELVEAIVLPMTHKERFQKLGIRPPKGVLLYGPPGTGKTLMARACAAQTNATFLKLAGPQLVQMFIGDGAKLVRDAFQLAKEKSPCIIFIDEIDAIGTKRFDSEVSGDREVQRTMLELLNQLDGFSSDDRIKVIAATNRADILDPALMRSGRLDRKIEFPHPTEEARARILQIHSRKMNVHPDVNFEELARSTDDFNGAQLKAVCVEAGMLALRRDATEVIHEDFNEGIIQVQAKKKASLNYYA from the exons ATGACGACAGTGATGGCGGAGGACAACAACTTCGAAGATGACCTGTATGCGATGTCCACTGACGATATTATTAGGGCTGCACGTCTACTTGACAACGAAATCCGAATTTTAAAG GATGATCTGCAGAGAACCAATCTTGAATTGGATTCATTCAAGGAAAAGATAAAGGAGAATCAAGAGAAAATTAAGTTGAACAAGCAACTTCCTTACTTGGTCGGCAACATTGTTGAG ATTTTGGAAATGAATCCAGAGGAAGAGGATGAGGAGGATGGTGCAAATATTGATCTTGACTCGCAAAGGAAGGGCAAATGTGTAGTACTGAAAACATCCACGCGCCAG ACAATTTTCTTGCCTGTTGTTGGCCTTGTTGACCCGGACAATTTAGAGCCCGGTGATCTGGTTGGAGTAAACAAAGACAGCTATTTGATATTAGACACATTGCCATCTGAATATGATTCGCGGGTGAAGGCAATGGAAGTTGATGAAAAACCAACTGAAGACTACAATGATATTGGAGGCTTGGAGAAACAGATTCAAGAACTCGTAGAGGCAATTGTTTTGCCTATGACACACAAAGAACGGTTTCAGAAATTAGGCATTCGTCCTCCAAAAGGCGTCCTTTTATACGGGCCTCCTGGGACTGGGAAAACTCTCATGGCCCGAGCCTGTGCTGCACAGACAAATGCCACTTTTCTTAAGCTAGCTGGGCCGCAGCTTGTGCAG ATGTTCATCGGAGATGGGGCAAAACTTGTTCGTGATGCTTTCCAGCTGGCGAAGGAGAAATCACCTTGTATCATTTTTATTGACGAGATTGATGCTATAGGCACAAAGCGTTTTGATAG TGAAGTTAGTGGGGATCGAGAAGTCCAAAGAACTATGTTGGAGTTACTTAATCAGCTCGATGGTTTCAGCAGTGATGATCGAATAAAG GTCATAGCAGCAACAAACCGAGCTGATATTTTGGATCCTGCTTTGATGCGATCTGGTCGATTAGATCGTAAGATTGAGTTCCCCCATCCTACAGAGGAAGCTAGGGCTCGAATCTTGCAG ATTCACTCTAGAAAGATGAATGTGCACCCTGATGTCAACTTCGAGGAGTTAGCTCGATCCACAGATGATTTTAACGGGGCTCAACTAAAAGCTGTATGTGTTGAGGCAGGCATGTTAGCACTCCGTCGTGATGCCACTGAG GTTATCCATGAAGATTTCAATGAAGGAATTATTCAGGTTCAGGCTAAGAAGAAAGCCAGCTTAAACTACTATGCTTAA